A single window of Dromaius novaehollandiae isolate bDroNov1 chromosome 33, bDroNov1.hap1, whole genome shotgun sequence DNA harbors:
- the DNMT1 gene encoding DNA (cytosine-5)-methyltransferase 1 isoform X3 has product MASLDPSLQDLERDEDSLSEKECVREKLSLIHGFLQADVQNQLIDLETKLRREELSEERYLAKVKALLHRELSAENGDAAPLLQASNGCSKNGAYGSDEDSERAGPDGEEDSAMEMEEAAASSSSSSSAPTPRPRKARRSRSNGESKKSPASSRVTRSSGRQPSILAMFSKGSNKRKSDEVNGEVKQEKSMEKEEEELEEEQDEKRIKIETKEGSEIKDEITQVKTTTPAKTTPPKCVDCRQYLDDPDLKFFQGDPDDALEEPEMLTDERLSLFDANEDGFESYEDLPQHKVTSFSVYDKRGHLCPFDTGLIERNIELYFSGAVKPIYDDNPCLDGGVRAKKLGPINAWWITGFDGGEKALIGFTTAFADYILMEPSEEYAPIFALMQEKIYMSKIVVEFLQNNRDVSYEDLLNKIETTVPPAGLNFNRFTEDSLLRHAQFVVEQVESYDEAGDSDEPPVLITPCMRDLIKLAGVTLGKRRAARRQAIRHPTKIDKDRGPTKATTTKLVYLIFDTFFSEQIEKDEKEDDKENATKRRRCGVCEVCQQPECGKCKACQNMVKFGGSGRSKQACLQRRCPNLAVREADEDEEVDDNIPEMPSPKKMLQGRKKKQNKSRISWVGEPIKSDGKKDYYQKVCIDLETLEVGDCVSVSPDDPTKPLYLARVTAMWEDSSGQMFHAHWFCPGSDTVLGATSDPLELFLVDECEDMQLSYIHGKVKVIYKAPSENWSMQQGGLDMEIKMVEDDGRTYFYQMWYDQEYARFESPPKTQPTEDNKYKFCMSCTRLDEVRQKEIPKVAEPLEEGDGKMFYAMATKNGVQYRVGDGVYLLPEAFSFSMKPASPAKRPKKEAVDEELHPEHYRKYSEYIKGSNLDAPDPYRVGRIKEIFCHIRSNGKPNEADIKLRIYKFYRPENTHKSMKASYHADINLLYWSDEETTVDFRAVQGRCTVVYGEDLTESIQDYSASGLDRFYFLEAYNAKTKSFEDPPNHARSSGNKGKGKGKGKGKGKGKSSVTCEQSEQEPADLKLPKLRTLDVFSGCGGLSEGFHQAGVSETLWAIEMWEPAAQAFRLNNPGTTVFTEDCNVLLKLVMSGEKTNSLGQKLPQKGDVEMLCGGPPCQGFSGMNRFNSRTYSKFKNSLVVSFLSYCDYYRPRFFLLENVRNFVSFKRSMVLKLTLRCLVRMGYQCTFGVLQAGQYGVAQTRRRAIVLAAAPGEKLPMFPEPLHVFAPRACQLSVVVDDKKFVSNITRTYSGPFRTITVRDTMSDLPEVRNGASALEISYNGEPQSWFQRQIRGSQYQPILRDHICKDMSALVAARMRHIPLAPGSDWRDLPNIEVRLSDGTTTRKLRYTHHEKKNGRSSSGALRGVCSCAEGKPCDPADRQFNTLIPWCLPHTGNRHNHWAGLYGRLEWDGFFSTTVTNPEPMGKQGRVLHPEQHRVVSVRECARSQGFPDTYRLFGNILDKHRQVGNAVPPPLAKAIGLEIKSCVLAKLKEDTMETSSPEKMETAD; this is encoded by the exons ATGGCCTCCCTCGACCCCAG CCTGCAAGATCTGGAGCGGGATGAAGACAGCCTGAGCGAGAAG GAGTGCGTCCGGGAGAAGCTGAGCCTCATCCATGGCTTCCTGCAAGCAGACGTGCAGAACCAGCTGATCGACCTCGAGACCAAGCTCCGGCGCGAGGAGCTGTCGGAG GAGAGGTACCTGGCCAAGGTGAAAGCCCTGCTCCACAGGGAGCTCTCGGCGGAGAACGGAGACGCCGCGCCGCTGCTCCAGGCGTCCAACGGCTGCTCCAAGAACGGCGCCTATGGGAGCGATGAGGACTCGGAGCGGGCAGGGCCAGATGGGGAGGAGGACAGCGCGATGGAGATGGAGGAAGCGGCAGcctcgtcctcctcctcttcGTCAGCGCCCACGCCGCGGCCGCGCAAGGCCAGGAGGAGCAGATCCAACGGGGAGAGCAAAA AGTCTCCTGCCAGTTCGCGGGTCACTCGGAGCTCCGGCCGGCAGCCATCCATCCTGGCCATGTTTTCCAAAGG ATCCAACAAACGGAAGTCAGATGAGGTGAATGGGGAAGTGAAGCAAGAGAAAAGcatggagaaggaggaagaggagctggaagAG GAACAAGATGAGAAAAGGATTAAAATTGAAACCAAAGAAGG GTCTGAGATAAAAGATGAAATTACTCAGGTTAAAACTACAACACCTGCTAAA ACCACCCCTCCCAAGTGCGTCGACTGCAGACAGTACCTCGATGACCCTGACCTCAAATTCTTCCAGGGGGATCCTGATGATGCT CTGGAGGAGCCAGAAATGCTGACAGATGAGCGCTTATCTCTCTTTGATGCTAATGAAGATGGGTTCGAAAGCTATGAGGACTTGCCGCAGCATAAAGTCACCTCTTTTAG TGTCTATGACAAACGAGGTCACTTGTGCCCATTTGACACTGGCCTGATAGAAAGGAATATAGAGCTGTATTTCAGCGGTGCCGTGAAACCGATATACGATGACAACCCGTGTCTGGACG GTGGTGTGAGAGCCAAGAAGCTGGGACCCATAAATGCCTGGTGGATCACGGGTTTTGATGGAGGGGAGAAGGCCTTGATCGGCTTCACCACAG cctttgcGGATTACATCCTGATGGAGCCCAGCGAGGAGTACGCGCCCATCTTTGCACTCATGCAAGAGAAGATCTACATGAGCAAAATTGTCGTCGAGTTCCTGCAGAACAACCGTGACGTCAGCTACGAGGATCTGCTGAACAAGATTGAG ACCACCGTGCCTCCCGCAGGGCTGAACTTCAACCGCTTCACGGAGGACTCGCTCCTGCGGCATGCCCAGTTTGTGGTGGAGCAAGTAGAAAGTTACGACGAAGCTGGGGACAGCGACGAGCCACCCGTCCTCATCACTCCCTGCATGAGAGACTTGATCAAGCTGGCTGGAGTCACCCTGGGGAAGAG ACGAGCTGCGAGGCGGCAGGCCATCCGGCATCCCACCAAAATAGACAAGGACAGAGGCCCCACCAAGGCCACTACCACCAAGCTGGTGTACCTCATCTTCGACACCTTCTTCTCTGAGCAGATCGAGAAGGATGAGAAGGAGGACGATAAAGAGAATGCTACGAAGCGCCGGCGCTGTGGCGTCTGTGAG gtCTGTCAGCAGCCCGAGTGTGGGAAGTGCAAGGCCTGCCAGAACATGGTGAAGTTCGGGGGGAGTGGACGGAGTAAGCAGGCCTGTTTGCAGAGGAG GTGCCCCAACCTGGCTGTCCGAGAAGCTGATGAGGATGAAGAAGTGGATGACAACATCCCTGAGATGCCGTCGCCCAAGAAGATGCTGCAGGGCAGGAAGAAGAAGCAGAACAAGAGCCGCATTTCCTGGGTGGGGGAACCCATCAAG AGCGATGGGAAGAAGGACTACTACCAGAAGGTGTGCATCGACTTGGAGACTCTGGAGGTGGGGGACTGTGTCTCCGTCAGCCCCGACGATCCCACCAAGCCCCTCTACCTCGCCAG GGTGACTGCCATGTGGGAGGACAGCAGCGGCCAGATGTTCCACGCCCACTGGTTCTGCCCTGGCTCAGACACCGTCCTGGGAGCCACCTCTGACCCCCTGGAGCTCTTTCTGGTGGATGAGTGTGAGGACATGCAGCTGTCCTACATCCACGGCAAAGTCAAAGTTATCTACAAGGCGCCTTCAGAGAACTGGTCCATGCAG CAGGGCGGGCTGGATATGGAGATCAAGATGGTGGAAGACGATGGGAGAACCTACTTTTACCAGATGTGGTACGACCAGGAGTACGCTCGGTTCGAGTCTCCTCCAAAAACCCAGCCCACAGAAGACAACAAATATAA GTTCTGCATGAGCTGCACGCGTCTGGACGAGGTGAGGCAAAAGGAGATACCCAAAGTGGCCGAGCCCCTGGAGGAGGGGGATGGAAAGATGTTCTACGCGATGGCAACCAAGAATGGAGTGCAGTACAGGGTAGGAGACGGTGTCTACCTCCTGCCGGAAGCCTTTTCCTTCAG TATGAAGCCTGCCAGCCCAGCCAAGCGCCCCAAGAAGGAGGCAGTGGATGAGGAGCTGCACCCGGAGCACTACCGCAAGTATTCGGAGTACATCAAGGGCAGCAACCTGGATGCCCCTGACCCGTACCGCGTGGGCCGCATCAAAGAGATCTTCTGCCACATCCGCAGCAACGGCAAGCCCAACGAGGCCGACATCAAGCTACGCATCTACAAGTTCTACAG GCCCGAGAACACGCACAAGTCCATGAAAGCCAGTTACCACGCCGACATCAACCTCCTGTACTGGAGCGATGAGGAGACAACGGTTGACTTCCGGGCCGTGCAGGGCCGCTGCACCGTGGTGTATGGGGAGGACCTGACGGAAAGCATCCAGGACTATTCTGCCAGCGGGCTCGACCGCTTCTACTTCTTGGAG gcTTACAACGCAAAAACCAAGAGCTTTGAAGATCCTCCAAACCACGCACGGAGCTCTGGGAataaagggaaggggaaagggaaagggaaag gcaaaggcaaagggaaatcGTCTGTGACCTGCGAGCAGAGTGAGCAGGAGCCAGCTGACCTGAAGCTGCCCAAGCTGCGAACCTTAGATGTGTTCTCTGGCTGCGGAGGGCTGTCTGAGGGCTTCCACCAGGCAG GTGTGTCAGAAACGCTCTGGGCCATCGAGATGTGGGAGCCAGCTGCCCAGGCCTTCCGGCTGAACAATCCCGGCACGACAGTGTTCACGGAGGACTGCAACGTCCTGCTGAAGCTGGTCATGTCTGGTGAGAAGACCAACTCGCTGGGGCAGAAGCTGCCGCAGAAGGGGGATGTGGAGATGCTGTGTGGTGGTCCCCCGTGCCAGGGCTTCAGCGGCATGAACCGCTTCAACTCCCGCACCTACTCCAAGTTCAAGAACTCCCTGGTGGTCTCCTTTCTCAG TTACTGTGACTACTACAGGCCACGGTTCTTTTTGCTGGAGAATGTGAGGAACTTTGTGTCCTTCAAGCGCTCCATGGTGCTGAAGCTCACCTTGCGATGCCTTGTCCGCATGGGTTATCAGTGCACCTTCGGGGTCCTGCAG GCTGGTCAATACGGCGTGGCCCAGACGCGGCGGAGAGCCATTGTTCTTGCTGCGGCCCCCGGTGAGAAGCTGCCTATGTTCCCTGAGCCGCTGCACGTGTTCGCGCCCCGTGCCTGCCAGCTGAGCGTCGTGGTGGACGACAAGAAGTTCGTTAGCAATATCACCCG GACATACTCCGGCCCCTTCCGAACCATCACGGTGCGGGACACCATGTCCGACCTACCGGAGGTCAGGAACGGAGCCTCTGCCCTGGAGATCTCCTACAACGGGGAGCCCCAGTCCTGGTTCCAGAGGCAGATCCGGGGCTCGCAGTATCAGCCCATCCTCAGGGACCATATCTGCAAG GACATGAGCGCCCTGGTCGCAGCGCGGATGAGGCACATCCCCCTGGCCCCCGGCTCCGACTGGCGAGACCTGCCCAACATCGAGGTGCGGCTGTCGGACGGCACGACCACGCGGAAGCTGCGGTACACGCACCACGAGAAGAAGAACGGCCGCAGCAGCtccggggcgctgcggggggtGTGCTCGTGCGCGGAAG GCAAGCCCTGCGACCCCGCCGACCGGCAGTTCAACACGCTTATCCCCTGGTGCCTGCCCCACACCGGGAACCGGCACAACCACTGGGCCGGGCTCTACGGGCGCCTGGAGTGGGACGGCTTCTTCAGCACCACCGTCACCAACCCGGAGCCCATGGGCAAGCAG GGCCGGGTGCTGCACCCGGAGCAGCACCGGGTGGTGAGCGTGAGGGAGTGCGCCAGGTCCCAGGGCTTCCCTGACACCTACCGCCTCTTCGGGAACATCCTCGACAAGCACAGACAG GTCGGGAACGCAGTGCCTCCTCCTCTAGCCAAAGCCATCGGCCTGGAGATCAAGTCGTGTGTGTTGGCAAAGCTGAAAGAAGACACCATGG AGACCAGCAGCCCGGAGAAGATGGAAACCGCCGACTAG